A single window of Pseudomonas marginalis DNA harbors:
- a CDS encoding response regulator transcription factor → MLRVIIADDHPIVRIGQRVVVEANGRCKVVGEADGPDQLLRLLETTPCDVLVTDFAMPGGQQADGYGLLSLLHRQYPTLPVILVTMFANVATLRASFAHGAQAIVAKSASAKELPLAINSVSAGQTFVSECLRVQLIQAGTGDQSQQPQLSGKEREVVRMLASGLTVSQIAARVNRSISTISKQKSTAMQRLCISTDVDLFAYARSCGMVP, encoded by the coding sequence ATGCTTCGCGTGATTATTGCTGACGACCATCCCATCGTGCGTATCGGGCAGCGAGTGGTGGTCGAGGCCAATGGCAGGTGCAAAGTGGTCGGCGAGGCCGATGGCCCTGACCAACTGCTGCGTTTGCTGGAGACGACCCCCTGTGACGTGCTGGTGACCGATTTCGCCATGCCGGGCGGCCAACAGGCCGACGGGTATGGCTTGTTGAGCCTGTTGCACCGCCAGTACCCGACGTTGCCGGTGATTCTGGTCACGATGTTCGCCAACGTCGCCACGTTGCGCGCCTCCTTTGCCCATGGGGCCCAGGCGATTGTGGCCAAAAGTGCCTCGGCCAAAGAGTTGCCGCTGGCGATCAATTCGGTCAGCGCAGGCCAGACCTTTGTCAGCGAGTGCTTGCGGGTGCAATTGATACAGGCTGGAACCGGCGACCAGTCGCAACAGCCACAGTTGTCGGGCAAGGAACGGGAGGTGGTGCGCATGCTGGCCAGTGGGCTGACGGTCAGCCAGATCGCCGCTCGGGTCAATCGCAGCATCTCGACCATCAGCAAGCAGAAAAGTACGGCGATGCAGCGTCTGTGCATCTCTACCGATGTCGACTTGTTCGCCTATGCCCGCAGTTGCGGCATGGTGCCGTAG
- a CDS encoding nuclear transport factor 2 family protein has translation MSDAHTALITTFYSAFQRLDAEAMSACYTEDVLFSDPAFGELRGRDAGDMWRMLTTRAKDFSLTFDQVRSDDTTGSAHWVATYLFSQTGNVVVNDIQARFVFRDGKICEHHDHFDLWRWSRQALGTKGLLLGWTPLVKNAVRAQANKGLKAFQASR, from the coding sequence ATGAGTGACGCCCACACCGCGCTGATCACCACGTTCTACAGTGCGTTTCAACGGCTGGATGCCGAGGCCATGAGTGCCTGCTACACCGAGGATGTACTGTTCAGCGACCCGGCTTTCGGCGAGTTGCGCGGGCGCGATGCCGGCGACATGTGGCGCATGCTGACCACGCGGGCCAAGGATTTTTCGCTGACGTTCGACCAGGTTCGCAGCGATGACACCACGGGCAGTGCCCATTGGGTGGCGACTTACCTGTTCAGCCAGACCGGCAATGTTGTGGTCAACGATATCCAGGCGCGTTTTGTGTTTCGTGACGGCAAGATCTGCGAGCACCACGATCACTTCGACCTGTGGCGTTGGTCGCGCCAGGCATTGGGCACCAAGGGCCTGCTGCTGGGCTGGACGCCGCTGGTGAAAAACGCCGTGCGCGCCCAGGCGAACAAAGGCTTGAAGGCATTCCAGGCCAGTCGTTGA
- a CDS encoding GIY-YIG nuclease family protein has protein sequence MTDPAEPKPWYVYLVRAANGALYCGISNDPLRRFASHQSGKGARFFLSSPAVALVYTEQCASKGEALRQERLIKKLKKSAKECLAAQGSLI, from the coding sequence GTGACTGATCCCGCTGAACCCAAACCCTGGTACGTCTACCTGGTGCGCGCCGCCAACGGCGCGCTGTATTGCGGCATCAGCAATGACCCGCTGCGCCGGTTCGCCTCGCACCAGAGCGGCAAAGGCGCGCGGTTTTTCCTGAGCAGCCCGGCGGTGGCGCTGGTGTATACGGAGCAATGCGCGAGCAAGGGCGAGGCGCTGCGCCAGGAGCGGTTGATCAAGAAACTGAAGAAGAGCGCCAAGGAATGTCTGGCGGCGCAGGGCTCATTGATCTGA
- a CDS encoding glutathione S-transferase family protein, whose product MPELILHHYPTSPFAEKARLLLGFKGLSWHSVHISPVMPKPDLTALTGGYRKTPVLQVGADIYCDTALIARRLEQEKTAPALFPLGQEMITQTFATWADSVVFAHAVSLVFQPESVAVRFGKLPPEAIKAFLADRAALFSGGTASKLPAELAKHQWPAIMARLEQQLQREAGDFLFGEPSIADFALAHPLWFLKATPVTAPLVDAYPAVSAWLGRVLGFGHGTSSQMTAEQALEIARDATPAALPDEVFEDLNGFKAGQQVSISAIDYGVDPVAGELLFAGREELILRRTDPRAGTVHVHFPRFGFRLQAH is encoded by the coding sequence ATGCCTGAGCTAATCCTGCACCACTACCCAACGTCTCCTTTCGCGGAAAAAGCTCGGCTGCTGCTGGGCTTCAAAGGTTTGTCCTGGCATTCGGTGCATATCTCGCCGGTGATGCCCAAGCCAGACCTGACAGCCCTCACCGGCGGCTACCGTAAAACCCCAGTGCTGCAAGTGGGCGCCGATATCTACTGCGACACCGCCTTGATCGCCCGCCGCCTGGAGCAGGAAAAAACCGCGCCCGCGCTGTTCCCGCTCGGCCAGGAAATGATCACCCAAACCTTTGCTACCTGGGCCGACAGCGTGGTGTTTGCCCACGCGGTGAGCCTGGTGTTTCAGCCGGAATCGGTGGCGGTGCGCTTCGGCAAACTGCCGCCGGAAGCGATCAAGGCGTTTCTCGCCGACCGCGCCGCGCTGTTCAGCGGCGGCACCGCGAGCAAGTTGCCAGCCGAACTGGCCAAGCACCAATGGCCAGCGATCATGGCGCGCCTGGAGCAGCAATTGCAGCGCGAGGCCGGGGACTTCCTGTTTGGCGAGCCGTCGATTGCCGACTTTGCCCTGGCCCACCCGTTGTGGTTCCTCAAGGCCACGCCGGTGACTGCGCCGTTGGTGGATGCTTATCCGGCTGTGTCTGCATGGCTGGGCCGCGTGCTCGGTTTCGGCCACGGCACGTCCAGCCAGATGACGGCCGAGCAGGCCTTGGAGATTGCGCGCGACGCCACACCGGCAGCGTTGCCGGACGAAGTGTTCGAGGACTTGAATGGCTTTAAGGCCGGCCAGCAGGTGAGCATCAGCGCCATCGACTACGGCGTCGACCCGGTCGCCGGCGAATTGCTGTTTGCCGGGCGCGAAGAACTGATCCTGCGCCGTACCGACCCACGCGCCGGCACCGTGCACGTGCACTTCCCTCGCTTTGGTTTTCGCCTTCAGGCGCACTAA